A single window of Prochlorococcus marinus XMU1410 DNA harbors:
- a CDS encoding ATP-dependent Clp protease proteolytic subunit — protein MPIGTPSVPYRLPGSQYERWVDIYTRLGVERILFLGQEVNDGIANSLVAQMLYLDSDDNSKPIYLYINSPGGSVTAGLAIYDTIKYVKSDVVTICVGLAASMGAFLLAAGTKGKRVALPHSRIMIHQPLGGTSQRQASDIEIEAKEILRIKDMLNMSMADMTGQSFEKIEKDTDRDYFLSAEEAKNYGLIDRVITHPSEANQS, from the coding sequence ATGCCAATAGGAACTCCAAGCGTGCCTTACAGACTTCCCGGAAGTCAATACGAAAGATGGGTCGACATATATACAAGACTAGGTGTTGAAAGAATTCTTTTTCTTGGACAAGAAGTGAATGATGGCATTGCTAATAGTCTTGTTGCGCAAATGCTTTATCTAGATTCTGATGATAATTCCAAGCCTATCTATCTGTACATAAATAGCCCAGGAGGATCAGTAACTGCTGGCTTGGCAATTTATGACACTATTAAATACGTAAAAAGTGATGTAGTAACTATATGCGTAGGCCTCGCAGCCTCAATGGGAGCGTTCCTATTGGCTGCTGGTACAAAAGGTAAGAGAGTTGCTTTGCCTCACAGCAGAATAATGATTCATCAACCCTTAGGAGGGACATCTCAACGCCAAGCAAGTGATATTGAAATTGAAGCTAAGGAAATTTTAAGAATTAAAGATATGTTAAACATGTCTATGGCAGATATGACAGGCCAATCATTTGAGAAAATTGAAAAGGATACTGATAGAGATTATTTTCTAAGTGCGGAAGAAGCAAAAAATTATGGATTAATTGATAGAGTAATTACACATCCAAGCGAAGCAAATCAGTCTTAA
- a CDS encoding glycogen debranching protein, with protein sequence MIHLNKGKPFPLGSSLTSQGINFSLVATNAEYVEILLFEKEDSISPKSIFKLDQTHNTGPYWHAEIKNLDKGCIYAFRVKQKNNEINNNYEKKVLLDPCSRGITGWGSYKRENALKNQENTNSCLKSVVCDRKLFNFKDYPRPKHSWEETIIYELHIKAFTESTDKDKSCFKKFLKKIPYLKELGITTIELLPIFCFDPTDAPNGLKNFWGYSPINWFTPHFEYLSNESAEKNREEFRRFVEECHKADIEVILDVVYNHTCEGDSKGPAISWKGIDENLYYFIGKDKNFQDVSGCGNTIAANRGLVRKLIIESLKCWASELGVDGFRFDLGIALSRGENLSPLDNPPIFEDIECEPELIDIKFISEPWDCGGLYKLGDFPSKNTFTWNGHFRDDLRRFWKGDKDTAWNMSDKIKGTPSIYKGDTILPKSINFITSHDGFTLKDLVTFNRKHNFANREQNRDGDNHNNSWNHSTEGPTTNLLINDLRKRQQKNLVLSLLISKGVPMILMGDEIGRSQGGNNNSWCQDNLLGWMNWEQGQQDLELLEYFKYVIKIRKKLINIFNPSFFPNNQTNKNIPTYHWHGTKLDSPDWSSWSHTVAFSINQDNTNPLVWIGLNAYSKSIDFPLPKCKYNWLKVIDTSISEIFEPLTINEKSVSIKSRSSLLIISEEVFGAKNNLF encoded by the coding sequence GTGATTCATCTCAATAAAGGTAAACCATTTCCTTTAGGGAGTTCTCTAACTTCACAAGGGATTAATTTTTCCTTAGTAGCCACAAATGCAGAATATGTAGAAATCTTATTGTTTGAGAAAGAGGACTCTATTTCCCCAAAAAGCATATTTAAATTAGATCAGACTCATAATACAGGTCCATACTGGCATGCGGAAATAAAAAATCTAGATAAAGGTTGTATTTATGCTTTTAGAGTGAAACAAAAAAATAATGAAATTAATAATAACTATGAAAAAAAAGTATTACTTGATCCATGTTCAAGGGGTATTACCGGATGGGGAAGTTATAAAAGAGAAAATGCCTTAAAAAATCAAGAAAATACTAATTCTTGTCTTAAAAGTGTTGTTTGCGATAGAAAATTATTTAATTTTAAGGATTATCCAAGACCGAAACATTCTTGGGAAGAAACAATTATTTATGAACTCCATATCAAAGCTTTCACTGAATCAACTGATAAAGATAAAAGTTGTTTTAAGAAATTCTTAAAAAAAATTCCTTATCTCAAAGAACTGGGTATTACAACAATTGAATTACTTCCAATTTTTTGTTTTGATCCTACTGATGCACCAAATGGTCTAAAAAATTTTTGGGGATATAGTCCAATTAATTGGTTTACTCCGCATTTTGAATATCTTTCGAATGAATCCGCCGAAAAGAATAGAGAGGAATTTAGAAGATTTGTAGAGGAATGTCATAAAGCAGACATTGAAGTCATATTAGATGTTGTATACAATCACACTTGCGAAGGTGATTCAAAAGGGCCAGCAATATCTTGGAAAGGTATAGATGAAAATCTTTATTACTTTATTGGGAAAGATAAAAATTTTCAGGACGTCTCCGGATGTGGTAATACTATTGCAGCAAACAGAGGATTAGTTAGAAAACTAATAATTGAATCTTTAAAATGTTGGGCGAGTGAATTAGGAGTTGATGGTTTTAGATTTGATTTAGGAATTGCCCTATCAAGAGGAGAAAATCTTTCACCGCTTGATAATCCTCCAATTTTTGAAGATATAGAATGTGAACCAGAACTTATCGATATCAAGTTCATAAGTGAGCCATGGGATTGTGGCGGTTTATATAAATTAGGTGATTTCCCATCTAAGAATACTTTCACTTGGAATGGTCATTTTAGAGATGACTTGAGGAGATTTTGGAAGGGGGATAAAGATACAGCTTGGAATATGAGCGATAAAATCAAAGGTACTCCATCAATTTATAAAGGAGATACTATTTTGCCAAAATCAATAAACTTTATAACTTCACATGATGGATTCACTCTAAAAGATTTAGTAACTTTCAATAGAAAACATAATTTTGCCAACAGAGAGCAAAACAGAGATGGTGATAACCATAACAATTCTTGGAATCATAGTACTGAGGGACCAACTACGAACTTATTAATCAATGATTTAAGAAAAAGACAACAAAAAAATCTTGTTCTTAGTTTACTTATCTCTAAAGGTGTTCCAATGATACTTATGGGTGATGAAATAGGAAGATCACAAGGCGGGAACAACAATTCTTGGTGCCAAGATAATTTATTGGGCTGGATGAATTGGGAACAAGGTCAACAAGATTTGGAATTATTAGAATATTTTAAATATGTTATAAAAATCCGAAAAAAACTAATAAACATTTTCAATCCATCATTCTTCCCTAATAATCAAACCAATAAAAACATTCCAACATATCATTGGCATGGAACAAAGTTAGATAGCCCCGATTGGAGTAGTTGGTCTCACACAGTTGCCTTTAGCATTAACCAAGACAATACTAATCCGCTGGTTTGGATAGGTTTAAATGCATATTCAAAAAGTATCGATTTCCCCTTGCCGAAATGTAAATATAATTGGTTAAAAGTTATCGACACTAGCATATCTGAGATTTTTGAACCCTTAACCATTAATGAAAAATCTGTTTCAATAAAGAGTAGAAGCTCTTTACTAATCATTTCAGAAGAAGTATTTGGGGCAAAAAATAATTTATTCTAA
- the plsY gene encoding glycerol-3-phosphate 1-O-acyltransferase PlsY — MNILIIFASYLLGSLPTGFLIGKYLKNIDLRTIGSGSTGATNVLRNVGKWPALFVFIIDVGKGLIAVKIAQYYTDQGLIEVIAGISAISGHIWPIWLRGKGGKAVATGLGMFLALSWKVGLASLGIFLIVLTKTKFVSLSSISAAILLPIFMFFYLGKFMHSYFYISLIVALLVIWKHRTNITRLLKGEESKINQNQ; from the coding sequence ATGAATATCTTAATAATTTTTGCAAGTTATCTTTTAGGATCACTTCCGACAGGTTTTTTAATTGGGAAATATCTCAAAAATATAGATCTGAGAACTATAGGTTCTGGATCTACAGGTGCCACAAATGTCTTAAGAAATGTTGGGAAATGGCCAGCACTTTTTGTATTTATCATTGACGTTGGGAAAGGCCTTATTGCAGTAAAAATTGCTCAATATTACACAGATCAAGGATTAATAGAAGTTATAGCAGGGATATCCGCTATCTCAGGACATATTTGGCCAATATGGCTTAGAGGTAAAGGAGGGAAAGCTGTTGCAACTGGATTAGGTATGTTTTTAGCTCTTTCTTGGAAAGTTGGACTCGCATCTCTAGGCATTTTTTTAATAGTACTAACAAAAACTAAATTTGTTTCTTTATCAAGTATTTCAGCTGCAATCTTACTTCCTATTTTTATGTTTTTTTACCTAGGTAAATTTATGCACTCATACTTTTATATAAGTTTAATTGTTGCATTATTAGTAATCTGGAAACATAGAACAAACATAACAAGATTGCTTAAGGGAGAAGAATCCAAAATTAATCAGAATCAATAG
- a CDS encoding MlaE family ABC transporter permease has product MYYLDFFKRLLSSLVIGGQAINFIFKGKISKNDLFEQLMESGPGSLLIVLITGIAAGTVFNIQVASQLTSMGVSSEIGGLLAVGMAREMAPLLTATLMTGKVATAYAAQLGTMKVTEQIEAITMLRTEPVQYLVVPRLLSMVIMSPIQCLLFLSVALWSGQIWSTIFYKVPPIVFWTSVRSGNVSLTSADLTAMLIKSVVFGLLISIIACGYGLTTKGGPKEVGTSTTGAVVMTLVTVSLMDVLLTQILFG; this is encoded by the coding sequence ATGTATTACCTTGATTTTTTCAAAAGACTTCTAAGCAGCCTAGTCATTGGCGGGCAAGCAATTAATTTTATCTTTAAGGGTAAAATTTCCAAAAATGATCTCTTTGAGCAACTTATGGAGTCAGGTCCTGGCAGTTTGTTAATTGTATTAATTACGGGAATTGCCGCAGGTACAGTTTTTAATATTCAAGTTGCATCACAACTTACAAGTATGGGGGTTTCAAGTGAAATTGGAGGTTTATTAGCAGTAGGCATGGCAAGAGAAATGGCTCCTCTTCTAACTGCTACTTTAATGACTGGAAAGGTTGCAACTGCCTATGCTGCTCAACTGGGTACTATGAAAGTCACAGAACAAATTGAGGCAATAACCATGTTAAGGACCGAACCAGTCCAATATTTGGTAGTCCCAAGGTTACTATCGATGGTAATAATGTCTCCAATACAGTGTCTTTTGTTTTTATCTGTAGCTTTATGGAGTGGACAAATTTGGAGCACAATTTTTTATAAAGTTCCTCCAATAGTTTTTTGGACATCTGTAAGATCAGGCAATGTGAGTTTAACCAGTGCAGACTTAACTGCAATGTTAATAAAATCTGTAGTGTTCGGATTACTTATTTCAATCATTGCTTGTGGATATGGACTTACAACCAAAGGAGGTCCAAAAGAAGTTGGAACAAGTACAACAGGTGCAGTTGTAATGACTCTCGTTACTGTATCTTTAATGGATGTATTACTAACGCAAATTTTATTTGGATGA
- the ilvC gene encoding ketol-acid reductoisomerase has protein sequence MTQLFYDTDADLSLLNNKTIAIIGYGSQGHAHALNLKDSGMDVIVGLYKGSKSESKAISDGLQVFSVSEACKKADWIMILLPDEFQKDVYLKEIEPNLKEGKILSFAHGFNIRFELIKPPSFVDVVMIAPKGPGHTVRWEYQNGQGVPALFAVEQDSSGSARSLAMAYAKGIGGTRAGILETNFKEETETDLFGEQAVLCGGLSELVKSGFETLVEAGYQPELAYFECLHEVKLIVDLMVKGGLSQMRDSISNTAEYGDYVSGKRLINSDTKKEMQKILKDIQDGTFAKNFVEECDKNKPLMTKLREENSKHEIEKVGKGLRSMFSWLK, from the coding sequence ATGACCCAACTCTTTTACGACACAGATGCAGATCTAAGTCTTTTAAATAATAAAACAATAGCGATTATTGGATATGGATCACAAGGTCATGCACATGCCCTAAATCTTAAAGATAGCGGTATGGATGTAATTGTTGGATTATATAAAGGAAGTAAGTCTGAAAGCAAAGCCATTAGCGATGGTCTACAAGTCTTTAGCGTTTCTGAAGCTTGTAAAAAAGCAGACTGGATTATGATTCTCCTCCCTGATGAGTTTCAGAAAGATGTTTACCTTAAGGAAATAGAACCTAACTTAAAAGAAGGAAAGATACTAAGTTTTGCTCATGGCTTCAATATAAGATTCGAACTTATCAAACCTCCTAGTTTTGTGGATGTTGTAATGATTGCCCCAAAAGGACCTGGACACACTGTTCGTTGGGAATATCAGAACGGTCAAGGAGTTCCAGCACTGTTTGCAGTTGAGCAGGATTCTTCCGGAAGTGCAAGATCATTGGCAATGGCTTACGCTAAAGGAATTGGAGGAACGAGAGCTGGGATTCTTGAAACAAACTTTAAAGAAGAAACAGAAACTGATTTATTTGGCGAACAAGCGGTTTTGTGCGGAGGATTATCAGAACTGGTCAAGTCAGGATTCGAAACTCTTGTAGAGGCAGGTTATCAACCCGAACTTGCTTACTTCGAATGCTTACATGAAGTTAAACTTATTGTTGATTTAATGGTGAAGGGAGGCTTATCTCAAATGAGAGATTCCATTTCAAATACTGCAGAATATGGAGATTATGTAAGTGGTAAAAGACTTATCAATAGTGATACAAAGAAAGAAATGCAAAAAATTCTAAAAGATATACAAGATGGAACTTTCGCTAAGAATTTTGTGGAAGAATGCGATAAAAACAAACCCTTAATGACAAAATTAAGAGAAGAGAACTCAAAACATGAAATTGAGAAAGTGGGTAAAGGTCTGCGCTCGATGTTCAGTTGGCTGAAATAA
- a CDS encoding chlorophyll a/b-binding protein: MQENGSQIENQNDDLTNTSSTDNEYSKWVDNQGDEVKNVFGFNSSAELVNGRAAMIGFLMLILTELVFSGRPVTSSIFGIN, from the coding sequence ATGCAAGAAAACGGCTCTCAAATAGAAAATCAAAATGATGATCTTACTAATACATCATCAACTGATAATGAATACTCAAAATGGGTCGACAATCAGGGTGATGAAGTTAAGAATGTTTTTGGATTCAATAGCAGTGCTGAGCTTGTAAATGGTAGAGCAGCAATGATCGGATTCTTAATGCTCATATTAACCGAGTTAGTTTTCAGCGGTAGACCAGTCACTTCTTCAATTTTTGGTATCAATTAA
- a CDS encoding MFS transporter, which produces MFSYGLGDAGTGLVATQFGFFLFKFFISAGLPVIVAGSLLMLIKIWDAVNDPLIGWLSDRTKSRWGPRIPWMVAASVPLGFSLAAIWWTPTGSVLTKTIYYAIISIIVMTAYTSINLPFAALSTEISEKTAIRTRLNASRFTGSIIAGLTGLIIAGVVLGSEGSANNEYFLMGKISGCIAVAATLISCWGLAPFAKKARRPSGKVEAITLQFKRIFRNKKFLKVITLYILLWCALQLMQTVALIYVEDVLNVPTNIAKWIPIPFQISALVGLQIWTRVSNKLNRISALNYGAIMWIISCTAALFLPSLSKISGAGDILFLNASNIFLFILLIFIICLIGIGASTAFLIPWSLLPDAIDEDPEKPAGLYTAWMVLIQKIGIAFSVQLLGFLLYLSGYQSCFVDKDGLNIIEQCYSAQLTIRLCIGFIPSILVIIGLLIMRKWDRKLITN; this is translated from the coding sequence ATGTTCTCTTATGGGCTAGGAGATGCAGGCACAGGTTTAGTCGCGACACAATTTGGTTTTTTTCTTTTCAAATTCTTTATTTCTGCTGGTTTACCTGTAATAGTTGCAGGATCATTATTAATGTTAATAAAGATATGGGATGCAGTAAATGATCCGTTAATTGGATGGTTAAGTGATCGTACTAAATCAAGATGGGGGCCTAGAATCCCTTGGATGGTAGCAGCATCTGTTCCCCTTGGTTTCTCTTTAGCTGCGATATGGTGGACACCCACTGGTTCAGTGCTAACCAAGACTATTTACTATGCCATAATTTCTATAATCGTAATGACTGCTTATACAAGTATTAATCTTCCTTTCGCAGCTCTTTCTACTGAAATTTCTGAAAAAACAGCAATAAGAACAAGACTAAACGCATCTAGATTTACTGGCTCAATAATCGCAGGACTAACTGGTTTAATAATTGCTGGAGTTGTATTAGGTTCCGAAGGATCAGCAAATAATGAATATTTTTTAATGGGTAAAATAAGCGGATGTATTGCAGTTGCTGCAACATTAATTTCTTGTTGGGGATTAGCTCCATTCGCAAAAAAAGCAAGAAGGCCTTCAGGAAAAGTTGAAGCTATAACACTTCAATTCAAAAGGATCTTCAGAAATAAAAAATTTCTAAAAGTTATTACGCTCTATATTCTTCTCTGGTGCGCCTTACAATTAATGCAAACAGTAGCGTTAATCTATGTCGAGGATGTACTGAACGTACCAACTAATATTGCGAAGTGGATCCCGATACCTTTCCAAATTAGCGCTTTAGTGGGTTTACAAATATGGACCAGAGTATCAAATAAATTGAACAGGATTTCAGCGTTAAACTATGGAGCGATTATGTGGATTATTTCATGTACAGCAGCTTTATTTTTACCTTCATTATCAAAAATTTCAGGAGCTGGAGATATTTTATTCCTAAATGCCAGCAACATATTTCTGTTCATTCTTTTAATTTTCATAATCTGTCTTATTGGCATTGGAGCTTCAACCGCTTTTCTTATCCCTTGGTCACTACTTCCTGATGCAATAGACGAAGACCCAGAGAAACCAGCAGGATTATATACTGCTTGGATGGTACTTATTCAGAAGATTGGTATCGCGTTTAGTGTTCAATTATTAGGATTTTTATTGTATTTATCAGGTTATCAATCATGCTTTGTTGATAAAGATGGTCTTAATATTATTGAACAATGCTACTCAGCACAATTAACTATTAGATTATGTATTGGATTTATACCCTCAATATTGGTAATCATTGGTCTTTTAATCATGAGAAAATGGGATCGAAAATTAATTACAAACTAA
- a CDS encoding HU family DNA-binding protein, which translates to MNKADLVNLVAARTELTKTDVSLVVDAAIETIVDSVVEGKKVSLLGFGSFEPRDRSARQGLNPKTGEKIAIPAKRVPTFSAGKLFKDRVQG; encoded by the coding sequence ATGAACAAAGCTGATTTAGTAAATCTTGTAGCAGCTCGTACAGAGCTCACAAAAACTGATGTTTCTTTAGTTGTTGATGCAGCTATTGAAACTATTGTTGATTCAGTAGTGGAAGGCAAAAAAGTCTCTTTACTAGGATTTGGTTCTTTTGAACCAAGAGATCGTTCTGCAAGACAGGGATTAAACCCTAAGACAGGCGAAAAAATAGCAATACCCGCTAAAAGAGTTCCAACATTTTCTGCAGGTAAACTTTTTAAGGATAGAGTTCAAGGGTAA
- the pyrF gene encoding orotidine-5'-phosphate decarboxylase has protein sequence MNNRFNSEDKIILAIDGLDVSQAKLLLEKCPNIKWVKVGLELFVREGPRVIEILKGLNKKIFLDLKFHDIPNTMRAACFQVSKLGVDIISIHASAGLKALKDSKKASLEGATSVSIKPPLVVGITVLTSFSLKDFQTDLDRNNSIEENVLRLAKLSFDAGLDGCVCSPWEVKMLRSIYKDNFELITPGIRLNIDNKDDQNRIMTPYEAIDNGASKLVIGRSISKAIDPNKALIEIFKSIDSD, from the coding sequence ATGAATAATAGATTTAATTCAGAAGATAAAATAATATTGGCAATTGATGGATTAGATGTAAGTCAAGCAAAATTACTTTTGGAAAAATGTCCTAATATTAAATGGGTTAAAGTTGGTTTAGAACTTTTTGTTAGGGAAGGTCCAAGGGTTATTGAAATATTAAAAGGTTTAAATAAAAAAATTTTTTTAGACTTAAAATTTCATGATATTCCAAATACCATGCGTGCAGCATGTTTCCAAGTTTCAAAATTAGGGGTTGATATAATTTCTATTCATGCTTCAGCAGGTTTAAAAGCTCTTAAGGATTCGAAAAAAGCATCTTTAGAAGGAGCTACCTCAGTCAGTATAAAACCTCCATTGGTTGTAGGAATAACTGTTTTAACAAGCTTTTCTCTTAAAGATTTTCAAACTGATCTTGATAGAAATAATTCAATTGAAGAAAATGTATTGAGACTTGCAAAGTTGTCTTTTGATGCCGGATTAGATGGATGTGTTTGTTCCCCTTGGGAGGTAAAAATGTTGAGATCTATTTATAAGGATAATTTTGAACTTATTACACCAGGTATCAGATTAAATATTGACAATAAAGATGATCAAAATAGAATTATGACTCCCTATGAAGCTATAGATAATGGTGCTTCTAAGTTAGTCATTGGCAGATCAATTTCAAAAGCTATAGATCCTAATAAAGCTCTAATAGAAATATTTAAATCTATTGATTCTGATTAA
- a CDS encoding DUF3119 family protein: protein MFNTKSKKEEPVIISPSFQLPIILIVLSFMLLFLNIGSLPTIVFASFSFFLLLQSFTLRIKITNDDFIVLQLGKEIRTFPFKNWISWKFFFPIIPGIFYFREKSSPHLLPILFNPKQLKDELIKKVDSLEIKNS, encoded by the coding sequence ATGTTTAATACTAAATCAAAAAAAGAGGAGCCAGTAATAATATCTCCTTCATTTCAGTTACCAATCATTCTAATAGTTTTAAGTTTTATGCTTTTGTTTTTGAATATTGGTTCTTTACCAACAATAGTTTTTGCTTCTTTTAGCTTTTTTTTATTACTTCAGTCATTCACCTTAAGAATAAAAATAACAAATGATGATTTTATCGTTTTACAATTAGGGAAAGAGATTAGAACTTTTCCATTCAAGAACTGGATATCATGGAAATTCTTTTTCCCTATAATCCCAGGTATTTTTTATTTTAGAGAAAAGTCCAGTCCTCATTTATTACCAATTTTATTTAATCCAAAGCAATTAAAAGATGAGCTCATAAAAAAAGTTGACTCCCTGGAAATTAAAAATTCTTAA
- the cbiB gene encoding adenosylcobinamide-phosphate synthase CbiB: MAEINLFLIFLGSIGFDLLIGDPRFLIHPVQIIGVYIKKISDYLIDNFGENKNILFWGGFFVAISTIGMSFGLGKLIELSYVQSRNHFFVGLLIFFGLSSCIATKGLISSVKEIAGLIERKEINNQNKKIIREKVQRIVSRDVRSSSIKHLLRSSTESLTENSVDGIFGPLFWIFIGIIFMKYSIFLPGPLSLGFSYKAISTLDSMIGYKYDYFRYLGFFSAKIEDIFTFVPSRLVLITLPLVSSKVNEYGSIIKKSYLDGKKYDSPNAGISEAIFAYISGIKLGGKSKYKNEIIEKPIINETGDNCTEEKIKLICELITRLQFLWIIIFALIFFIISSLI; this comes from the coding sequence TTGGCTGAAATAAATTTATTTTTAATATTCCTTGGATCGATTGGTTTTGATTTGTTGATAGGCGATCCAAGATTTTTAATCCACCCTGTTCAAATAATTGGCGTTTACATAAAAAAAATATCTGATTACCTAATAGATAATTTTGGAGAAAATAAAAATATATTGTTTTGGGGTGGTTTCTTCGTAGCTATATCGACTATTGGAATGAGTTTTGGTTTAGGGAAATTGATAGAACTTAGTTATGTGCAATCGAGAAATCATTTTTTTGTTGGATTGTTAATTTTTTTTGGGCTTTCAAGTTGTATTGCGACTAAGGGACTTATTTCAAGTGTGAAAGAGATTGCAGGGCTAATAGAACGCAAGGAAATTAATAACCAAAATAAGAAAATAATCAGAGAGAAGGTACAAAGAATAGTAAGTAGGGATGTAAGGTCATCTTCTATAAAACATCTCTTGAGATCAAGTACCGAAAGCCTTACCGAAAATTCTGTTGATGGAATATTTGGACCATTATTTTGGATTTTTATTGGAATTATTTTTATGAAGTATTCAATTTTTCTTCCAGGACCTTTGTCACTTGGTTTTTCTTATAAAGCCATAAGTACTTTAGATTCAATGATAGGTTACAAATATGATTATTTTAGATATTTGGGTTTTTTCAGTGCAAAAATCGAAGATATTTTTACATTTGTTCCTTCAAGATTAGTTTTAATCACGTTACCTTTAGTTAGCTCCAAAGTTAATGAGTATGGATCAATCATAAAAAAAAGTTATCTTGATGGTAAAAAATATGATTCGCCTAATGCAGGGATTTCAGAAGCTATATTTGCCTATATTTCCGGTATTAAATTGGGAGGTAAAAGTAAATATAAAAATGAAATTATTGAAAAGCCAATAATTAATGAAACTGGAGATAATTGCACTGAAGAAAAAATCAAATTAATTTGTGAATTAATTACGAGATTACAATTTTTGTGGATAATAATTTTTGCCTTAATTTTTTTTATAATATCTAGTTTAATTTGA
- a CDS encoding DUF3086 domain-containing protein, translating into MTNTEISDNNPEKELKIDKSISVDKTKQISKKNTTQNKKITPKNDKSIKSFDEISNEIFTDLFSKKDSLVKEIKELEAKKNEIEKDIESNFKGQSDNIAKRVKGFQEYLTGALQNLSQNVEKLELVSQPIIVKPSPLDEKKQDNSTNNVVNVPALSETFKPDEEIIKSCFSSFTEQPDFYAEPWKLRRSLDSSDIEIMDDWFFNMGGRGSLESRGSRQKNALLSAGLISILGELYGDQFQTLILASQPERLGEWRRILQDSLGLTRDDFGPNSGIVLFERPEGVIERADRLEANEELPFIIIDAAETSVEIPILQFPLWVAFAGSDNEIYDDLELN; encoded by the coding sequence ATGACCAATACAGAAATTTCCGACAATAATCCTGAAAAGGAATTAAAAATAGATAAGTCAATTTCAGTTGATAAAACAAAACAAATTAGTAAGAAAAATACAACTCAAAATAAAAAAATTACACCGAAAAACGATAAATCAATTAAATCTTTTGATGAAATTTCTAATGAAATTTTTACAGATCTCTTTTCAAAAAAAGATTCTTTAGTTAAAGAAATAAAAGAGTTAGAAGCAAAAAAAAATGAAATAGAAAAAGATATTGAGTCTAATTTTAAAGGGCAGTCAGATAATATTGCTAAAAGAGTTAAAGGCTTTCAAGAGTACTTAACTGGAGCTTTGCAGAATCTTTCACAAAACGTAGAGAAACTTGAATTAGTTTCTCAACCAATAATCGTAAAGCCTTCTCCCCTTGATGAGAAAAAGCAAGACAATAGCACAAATAATGTAGTTAATGTTCCTGCTCTTTCCGAGACATTTAAGCCAGATGAAGAGATTATAAAAAGTTGCTTTTCAAGTTTCACAGAACAACCCGACTTTTATGCAGAACCTTGGAAATTAAGAAGGAGTCTTGATTCCTCAGATATAGAAATTATGGATGATTGGTTCTTTAACATGGGAGGAAGGGGTTCTCTTGAAAGTAGAGGATCTCGACAAAAAAATGCCTTGTTATCAGCTGGCTTAATATCTATTCTTGGCGAATTATATGGAGATCAATTTCAGACTCTTATTTTAGCTTCGCAGCCTGAACGATTAGGTGAATGGAGAAGAATTCTTCAAGATTCACTTGGTCTAACAAGGGATGACTTTGGACCTAATAGTGGGATTGTTCTTTTTGAAAGGCCTGAAGGTGTCATCGAGAGAGCTGATAGATTAGAAGCGAATGAAGAATTGCCATTTATTATCATTGATGCAGCAGAAACCTCTGTTGAAATTCCAATACTTCAATTCCCATTATGGGTTGCATTTGCTGGTTCAGATAATGAAATTTACGATGATCTTGAACTAAACTAA